A segment of the Marmota flaviventris isolate mMarFla1 chromosome 2, mMarFla1.hap1, whole genome shotgun sequence genome:
agtatttataaACTTGATTTGGTGATTATATAAAGGAAAACTGGATTGATGCTCTAAATAGactctcatttttttaatttaaagtgataaaatgataaaactctTAGCTTTCATCCTTGTGGTTTTCCGGCTGTTGTGCTGAACAATACAGCAACAAGAAAACTTTCCCCCCTCTTTAACCAAAAGAAAACTGTATATTAAGATGCTTTCAGAAAGCATtgacattttttatattagtatcttagaaaatatcaaatatttcacTAGTCAAAAGCTATGGGTAAACAGTGGATTTCCTGTTTTTACATCTCATCTTAATATGCAAGTTTATTACTTCAATGCTTGACTAACTTTTGCCTCGATGATCTGTTGAGCTTTGTTCCTGAGCTGTACTAATCACTGTGCTTATTACTGTTTGAATGTTTGGTACAGGAAGCGAGCAGCTGCAAAGCATCTAATAGAACGCTACTACCACCAGTTAACTGAGGGCTGTGGAAATGAGGCCTGCACGAATGAGTTTTGTGCTTCCTGTCCAACTTTTCTCCGTATGGATAACAATGCAGCAGCTATTAAAGCCCTCGAGCTTTATAAGATTAATGCAAAACTCTGTGATCCTCATCCCTCCAAGAAAGGAGCAAGCTCAGCTTACCTTGAGAACTCGAAAGGTGCCCCTAACAACTCTGAGATAAAAATgaacaagaaggaaggaaaaggagctAGGATTGATTTTAAAggtaagacatttttttttttaattgagaattgTGATTGAATACCATATTAgagatttaaatatatgaatttattgTTTTGTCATATTGTGTGAGCTTAGGACATTAGTTTTCTaataggaaaaatgttttaagttgTAGTTAATCTCTTAAATTAGGCTACAGActtgtaaaattataatataacTGGACTAGTTATCTGGTATGAGCTCTGAAACCCCATGACCATGTggtaaaagaagcagaaaaatgttGGGCCTGGTggcatattcctgtaatcccagtggcttgggaggccgaggcaggatgattgcaagtttgaggccatcctcaacaatttattgaggccctaagcaacttagcaagaccctgtctcaaaataaagactaaaacttgctggggatgttgctcagtaaagcacctctgagatcaatccccattacaaccccccaccaaaaaaaaaaaaaaaaaagagagagagagatgaagccatgtttttttttttttttttttagatgaatgATAGGGCTTACACCAGTAGAggcaattatattttcaaagagaaatcTTTTTGCTTAAGGCATATGTTAGAGAATGCTTCCAAAATTTTCAATAACTCATTTGaaacaaaagtttaaattaaTTAGTGAAATGGAGTTGTGTTGTTTTCtacaataaaacatttcataACTATAAACAATTTTGTTACTCAAAATTTATAGTTCTATTTCATTAATTAGTTCACATACTAGGAATAAATAGGTGAATATTGTCAACATGTATAATGTGAAAACTGCAATCACTTTGTTATACACATTTCTCCAGCAAGTGTGCATTACAAAGTAGCATTCAGTGAAGTAGAGTGTGCCACCACAGTTGCATTCAACTACCTACAGGAAATATGGTGCATGATAGATACACTCATTGTGTTTTTGACCATATACTCGTTTTTAGAGGTGCTTATCCTATGTTTGCCCCAGTCTTTAAGCACCcctcaccctttttttttttattattattttgtttttttgctgaaGTCTAAAACATGTAGCAGTTTTAATCTTTCCTTATTTTAGAATATGCCACTGTccccttctttttcatttttcatttttgtaatgttctgcatttttctgttagggattataaatattttaatcatacCAATACTTTGATGTGTACAGacataaatctgaaaaaaaatctgttcatttAATGTTTTCTCAGTAGAATACCTCTTTTTATTGATATCCCAGcttaataatttgtatttctatagtttttttactttgtatatatatgcatatatatgtatgtgtttgcatATATGTTTAGAACTCACTTGAATATTTTAAGCAAAACACTAAGTGGAAAAGTATTGATACATTTCAGGTAGTTTCTGAAAACTTGGCATATCAGCAGAGGATGTATGAGTCTAGAATGTTGCTCTTCTACAGTCATGTCCCCTTACTGCACACAAAGCAAGCCTCTGTTAATAATCTTATAATTTGATGATCAGAAGGCAGTATATATATTCTAATaggatatttatttatgttagaTATCTTCTGTGTTTTGATTACGTTTTAGGAAATTGCATATGGGTTTGTATTGTCTTATAAGAAGGTACTATTATATTTTCCAATTAGAATAAAGAGAAATGGTCTCCTAGTTAGTGGTTTCAGACTTTTCAGGAAGAGATTGACGATATTGAGTAAAAGATACTCAATAGAACAAACCTGAGAATTACTTCTTAAATAATTTGAGTTCATAAAGGAAACTGTAGGTGTAGACATTTTTAACTGGGCCACAGATTAGTTTTTTGGTATGATAAAATttggtatttttgtgttttaacttTTGGAAGCCATTTATTCTTTCAGTGATGACTTGCATTTCATAGCGTCTTTTACTATGGAGCAAATATTTTAAGGCAGAGTTAGAAATCAtatcaaagttttttttgtttgtttgttttttaaacacatgTTGTACTGTCTGTGTATAAGGGTACAGTTTTAACATCAGAGTTTATGAGAAATGGTATATTCTCAATCACAGAATGCCACCCTAAAACAAACTAGAAATGCCTCAAATGAACCAGTTTGGTTTTAATACATACAGAAGTAGGAAAAGAGGTGTTTCCAGAAGATTAGGCTGAAGAAAACCtttcagaaaaatgtttttctgcCCTGTAGTGAGGTTGTAATAGGGTATTGTCATGAAACAGCACAGGATATGTTAGTTCATATTTACAGTTTAAGCTATTGATTGCTGAATCTGTGTAttagatacttttttaaaaaatctaactcATAAATGAGACTGAGTCCAAAATATTtgacaaacaaaaagagaaatcttTTTGTTTAAGGCATGTGTTAGAGAATGCTTCCAAAATTTTCAATAACTCATTTGAAACAAGTTTAAATTAATTAGTGAAATGGAGTTGTGTTGTTTTCtacaataaaacatttcataACTAAGTTCATGAGAACTTATTACAATAAAGtgcatattttgaaattaaatattctcttttttcttctaacTTTCTAGATGTGACTTACCTAACTGAAGAAATAGTGTATGAAATTCTTGAAttatgtagagagagagaggattatTCCCCTTTAATCCGTGTCATTGGAAGAGTTTTCTCTAGTGCTGAGGCATTGGTACAGAGCTTTCGGAAAATGAAACAGCACACCAAGGAAGAACTGAAATCTCTTCAAGGAAAggatgaagacaaagatgaagatgaaaaagaaaaagctgcatGCTCTGCTGCTGCTATGGAAGAAGATTCAGAAGCATCATCCTCAAGAATAGGCGATAGCTCACAGGGAGAcaataatttacaaaaattagGCCCGGATGATGTGTCTGTGGATATTGATGCTATTCGAAGAGTCTATACCAGATTGCTCtctaatgaaaaaatagaaactgCCTTTCTCAATGCACTTGTGTATTTGTCACCTAATGTAGAATGTGACTTGACATATCATAATGTGTACTCCCGAGATCCTAATTATCTGAATTTGTTCATTATTGTAATGGAGAATAGAAATCTCCACAGTCCTGAGTATCTGGAAATGGCATTGCCATTATTTTGCAAAGCAATGAGCAAGCTACCCCTTGCAGCCCAAGGGAAACTGATTAGACTATGGTCTAAATACAGTGCAGATCAGATTCGGAGAATGATGGAAACATTTCAGCAACTTATTACTTACAAAGTCATAAGCAATGAATTTAACAGTCGAAATCTAGTGAATGATGATGATGCCATTGTTGCTGCTTCAAAATGCTTGAAAATGGTTTACTATGCAAATGTAGTGGGAGGAGAAGTGGACACAAATCATAATGAAGAAGATGATGAAGAGCCCATCCCTGAGTCTAGTGAATTGACACTtcaggagcttttgggagaggaaagaagaaacaagaaaggtCCTCGAGTGGACCCATTGGAAACTGAACTTGGTGTTAAAACTCTGGATTGTCGAAAACCACTTATCTCTTTTGAAGAGTTCATTAATGAACCACTGAATGATGTTCTGGAAATGGATAAAGATTATACTTTTTTCAAAGTAGAAACAGAGAACAAGTTCTCTTTTATGACATGTCCCTTTATATTGAATGCTGTCACAAAGAATTTGGGATTATATTATGACAATAGAATTCGCATGTACAGTGAACGAAGAATCACTGTTCTCTACAGCCTAGTTCAAGGACAGCAGTTGAATCCATATTTGAGACTGAAAGTCAGACGTGACCATATCATAGATGATGCACTTGTTCGGGTAAGTTTGCTGTTTAAAATCAGCACTAAATAAGAAACCTAATGGGATATTGTAATGCAGTTCAGTGAATTCATTTAGTATCATATAGACATtgatatttctgattttaagttttaagtatttttgttatTCCTGACCAAGTTTATAAGTGTATCTACATTTTATTGTCTTACCTAATGAGTACTCTCTATTTGAAAAAGAATGGATTTTCTAAATCTTGAAAACTAATCCCTagagtttcttcatttaaaagagaaGAGATTATTAGGGAAAGACTGAGACATAGGAACAAGGAAAATGTGGAGATATCAATATTAAGTATGAATATGAATTCTTAACTGGGAGACGTAGTACAGTAAATTTATACCATAAAGTTGTAAGTGGTGCCCCCAAAATTCCATCATGTATAATTTAGATGTGCATCATTGTATTATGGTAAGTTTGATAAAATGACCAGGGCAAGTTGGTGTGTATTGGAGTTCTATTAAGCCATTCAAAATGTCCCTGTA
Coding sequences within it:
- the Ube3a gene encoding ubiquitin-protein ligase E3A isoform X2, with protein sequence MLECPRPVLRPSLSFLSRKRAAAKHLIERYYHQLTEGCGNEACTNEFCASCPTFLRMDNNAAAIKALELYKINAKLCDPHPSKKGASSAYLENSKGAPNNSEIKMNKKEGKGARIDFKDVTYLTEEIVYEILELCREREDYSPLIRVIGRVFSSAEALVQSFRKMKQHTKEELKSLQGKDEDKDEDEKEKAACSAAAMEEDSEASSSRIGDSSQGDNNLQKLGPDDVSVDIDAIRRVYTRLLSNEKIETAFLNALVYLSPNVECDLTYHNVYSRDPNYLNLFIIVMENRNLHSPEYLEMALPLFCKAMSKLPLAAQGKLIRLWSKYSADQIRRMMETFQQLITYKVISNEFNSRNLVNDDDAIVAASKCLKMVYYANVVGGEVDTNHNEEDDEEPIPESSELTLQELLGEERRNKKGPRVDPLETELGVKTLDCRKPLISFEEFINEPLNDVLEMDKDYTFFKVETENKFSFMTCPFILNAVTKNLGLYYDNRIRMYSERRITVLYSLVQGQQLNPYLRLKVRRDHIIDDALVRLEMIAMENPADLKKQLYVEFEGEQGVDEGGVSKEFFQLVVEEIFNPDIGMFTYDESTKLFWFNPSSFETEGQFTLIGIVLGLAIYNNCILDVHFPMVVYRKLMGKKGTFRDLGDSHPVLYQSLKDLLEYEGNVEDDMMITFQISQTDLFGNPMMYDLKENGDKIPITNENRKEFVNLYSDYILNKSVEKQFKAFRRGFHMVTNESPLKYLFRPEEIELLICGSRNLDFQALEETTEYDGGYTRDSVLIREFWEIVHSFTDEQKRLFLQFTTGTDRAPVGGLGKLKMIIAKNGPDTERLPTSHTCFNVLLLPEYSSKEKLKERLLKAITYAKGFGML
- the Ube3a gene encoding ubiquitin-protein ligase E3A isoform X1; protein product: MATACKRSPGEPQSDNIEASRMKRAAAKHLIERYYHQLTEGCGNEACTNEFCASCPTFLRMDNNAAAIKALELYKINAKLCDPHPSKKGASSAYLENSKGAPNNSEIKMNKKEGKGARIDFKDVTYLTEEIVYEILELCREREDYSPLIRVIGRVFSSAEALVQSFRKMKQHTKEELKSLQGKDEDKDEDEKEKAACSAAAMEEDSEASSSRIGDSSQGDNNLQKLGPDDVSVDIDAIRRVYTRLLSNEKIETAFLNALVYLSPNVECDLTYHNVYSRDPNYLNLFIIVMENRNLHSPEYLEMALPLFCKAMSKLPLAAQGKLIRLWSKYSADQIRRMMETFQQLITYKVISNEFNSRNLVNDDDAIVAASKCLKMVYYANVVGGEVDTNHNEEDDEEPIPESSELTLQELLGEERRNKKGPRVDPLETELGVKTLDCRKPLISFEEFINEPLNDVLEMDKDYTFFKVETENKFSFMTCPFILNAVTKNLGLYYDNRIRMYSERRITVLYSLVQGQQLNPYLRLKVRRDHIIDDALVRLEMIAMENPADLKKQLYVEFEGEQGVDEGGVSKEFFQLVVEEIFNPDIGMFTYDESTKLFWFNPSSFETEGQFTLIGIVLGLAIYNNCILDVHFPMVVYRKLMGKKGTFRDLGDSHPVLYQSLKDLLEYEGNVEDDMMITFQISQTDLFGNPMMYDLKENGDKIPITNENRKEFVNLYSDYILNKSVEKQFKAFRRGFHMVTNESPLKYLFRPEEIELLICGSRNLDFQALEETTEYDGGYTRDSVLIREFWEIVHSFTDEQKRLFLQFTTGTDRAPVGGLGKLKMIIAKNGPDTERLPTSHTCFNVLLLPEYSSKEKLKERLLKAITYAKGFGML
- the Ube3a gene encoding ubiquitin-protein ligase E3A isoform X3 — translated: MKRAAAKHLIERYYHQLTEGCGNEACTNEFCASCPTFLRMDNNAAAIKALELYKINAKLCDPHPSKKGASSAYLENSKGAPNNSEIKMNKKEGKGARIDFKDVTYLTEEIVYEILELCREREDYSPLIRVIGRVFSSAEALVQSFRKMKQHTKEELKSLQGKDEDKDEDEKEKAACSAAAMEEDSEASSSRIGDSSQGDNNLQKLGPDDVSVDIDAIRRVYTRLLSNEKIETAFLNALVYLSPNVECDLTYHNVYSRDPNYLNLFIIVMENRNLHSPEYLEMALPLFCKAMSKLPLAAQGKLIRLWSKYSADQIRRMMETFQQLITYKVISNEFNSRNLVNDDDAIVAASKCLKMVYYANVVGGEVDTNHNEEDDEEPIPESSELTLQELLGEERRNKKGPRVDPLETELGVKTLDCRKPLISFEEFINEPLNDVLEMDKDYTFFKVETENKFSFMTCPFILNAVTKNLGLYYDNRIRMYSERRITVLYSLVQGQQLNPYLRLKVRRDHIIDDALVRLEMIAMENPADLKKQLYVEFEGEQGVDEGGVSKEFFQLVVEEIFNPDIGMFTYDESTKLFWFNPSSFETEGQFTLIGIVLGLAIYNNCILDVHFPMVVYRKLMGKKGTFRDLGDSHPVLYQSLKDLLEYEGNVEDDMMITFQISQTDLFGNPMMYDLKENGDKIPITNENRKEFVNLYSDYILNKSVEKQFKAFRRGFHMVTNESPLKYLFRPEEIELLICGSRNLDFQALEETTEYDGGYTRDSVLIREFWEIVHSFTDEQKRLFLQFTTGTDRAPVGGLGKLKMIIAKNGPDTERLPTSHTCFNVLLLPEYSSKEKLKERLLKAITYAKGFGML